The following is a genomic window from Marinobacter sp. NP-4(2019).
CCGGCGCGCACTTCATCTGCCAGCCGCTCGTAGAGCTTGCGATCATCGGTGAGAATGCCGGCGGACAAGCCGTAACGGGTATTGTTTGCCAGCTCCAGTGCCTCGTCAAAACTCTTGTAACGATAGACCGTCAACAACGGCCCGAAAAACTCCTCGTCGCTCAGATCCAGGCCAGTCGCATCAAGAATACCGGGAGATAACAAGCCGGTATCGGGCTTCAACTGCCTCATTTCCAACAGCGAGCGCGCGCCTTTCTCAATCATGCTGCCCTGCACCGACAGCAGCTTCTCTGCCGCTTCTGCAGAGATCACGGACCCCATAAATGGCTGAGGCTCGGCGTCGAATTCACCCACCTGGATGCGAGCAGCGACTTCCGTAAGACGCTCGATAAAACGGTCCCCTTTGGTGCCCTTGGGAACCAGCAAGCGACGGGCACAGGTACAGCGCTGCCCCGCCGACAGAAAAGCAGACTGCAAAGCATGATGGACAGCGCCGTCGACGTCAGCCACATCCTGCACAATCAACGGGTTATTGCCCCCCATCTCCAAAGCCAGAATTTTCTCCGGCTGGCCGCCAAATTGTTCATGCAGCAAGTGCCCCACCGTGGAGCTGCCGGTAAAGAACAGACCATCGATACCCGGGTGGCTGGCAAGGGATTTGCCCGTAGGAGCCGCGCCCTGGACCAGATTGATGACACCATCCGGCAAGCCGGCACGCTCCCAGAGTTTAACGGTAATTTCGGCAACGCCCGGGGTTAGCTCGCTGGGTTTGAACACCACGGTGTTACCCGCCAGCAGGGCCGGCACAATGTGACCGTTGGGCAAGTGGCCGGGAAAGTTATAGGGGCCGAAAACCGCCACCACACCATGGGGGCGATGACGCAACACCGCATGACCACCAGCCACCTCGGATTCCGAATGACCGGTACGCTCATTGTAGGCCTTTACAGAAATACCGATTTTGCCAATCATTGCCGCCACTTCGGTGCGCGACTCCCATAGCGGTTTACCGGTTTCCAGACCGATCTGATGAGCCAGCTCTTCCTTGTGTTCCTCCAGCTTCTCACCAAACGCCTCGACCAGGGCCTTACGCTCAGCAAACGACTTCCGGCGCCACTTTACAAAGCTGTTGCGAGCTTCACGAACCGCCGCATCCACGTCCTCCAGACTGGCGCTTTCGCCATCCCAGACCGTGTCGCCGGTGACTGGCTGGATCGACTCAAACGGTAAACCGTGGCCTTGCAGCCATAAACCATCAATAAATAATTCACCTGTCAGGTTTGCCATAACGTGCACCTCCCGGTACTTGAGTCTGAAGTGTGGCGTCTTTCAAAGGGGCTAGGTGAACCTGATCGCCGGATTCCACCAGCAGAATGTCCGCCACCTCCTTATTAAGGGTGACAGTATCGGGCCCGATACATTCCGCTGGTATGGTGGTTACCCGAAAGTCCCGGAACGAGACGTTGGAAATCATCACCCGCTCCGACGCTGGCGAATTCAGGTCCATCGGTTTATGACTGATCAGAACATACCGGTTTATCGTCTCCCGCACCGTGCGGATATTGTGCACAAAGGCTTCCACCACAGGCCCACCATCAAAAATATCCACCAGCCCGTTAAAGTTGAATCCTTCCGCCTGCAGCATCCTCAGGGCGGGCGCGGTGTTGTCATGAACCTTGCCCACAACCGCCCGGGCCGCGTCTGGCAGCATCGGCACGTATATGGGGTACTTCGGCATCAACTCGGC
Proteins encoded in this region:
- the astD gene encoding succinylglutamate-semialdehyde dehydrogenase, producing MANLTGELFIDGLWLQGHGLPFESIQPVTGDTVWDGESASLEDVDAAVREARNSFVKWRRKSFAERKALVEAFGEKLEEHKEELAHQIGLETGKPLWESRTEVAAMIGKIGISVKAYNERTGHSESEVAGGHAVLRHRPHGVVAVFGPYNFPGHLPNGHIVPALLAGNTVVFKPSELTPGVAEITVKLWERAGLPDGVINLVQGAAPTGKSLASHPGIDGLFFTGSSTVGHLLHEQFGGQPEKILALEMGGNNPLIVQDVADVDGAVHHALQSAFLSAGQRCTCARRLLVPKGTKGDRFIERLTEVAARIQVGEFDAEPQPFMGSVISAEAAEKLLSVQGSMIEKGARSLLEMRQLKPDTGLLSPGILDATGLDLSDEEFFGPLLTVYRYKSFDEALELANNTRYGLSAGILTDDRKLYERLADEVRAGIVNWNRPLTGASSAAPFGGVGASGNHRPSAYYAADYCAWPMASLEAKKSEMPDSLAPGLSFD